In Dioscorea cayenensis subsp. rotundata cultivar TDr96_F1 chromosome 11, TDr96_F1_v2_PseudoChromosome.rev07_lg8_w22 25.fasta, whole genome shotgun sequence, a single genomic region encodes these proteins:
- the LOC120272498 gene encoding two-component response regulator ORR6-like: protein MASSKQQMHVLAVDDNSVDRAVISRILRSSKHKVTAVDSAQRALDLLGLEPDVNMIITDYWMPDMTGFDLLKRVKESSVLKEIPVVIMSSENVPSRITRCLEEGAEDFLLKPVRPADVSRLCTRMMMR, encoded by the exons ATGGCGTCGTCGAAGCAACAGATGCATGTGCTTGCAGTGGACGACAACAGCGTCGACCGCGCCGTAATCTCCCGGATTCTCCGCAGCTCCAAGCACAAAG TCACCGCCGTCGACAGCGCTCAGCGCGCACTCGATCTTCTTGGCCtg GAACCGGACGTGAATATGATAATAACTGATTATTGGATGCCGGATATGACTGGGTTTGACTTGCTTAAACGGGTCAAG gAGTCTTCTGTGCTGAAAGAGATCCCAGTAGTGATAATGTCTTCTGAGAATGTTCCTAGTAGAATCACGAg ATGTTTGGAGGAAGGAGCAGAGGATTTCTTGTTGAAGCCGGTGAGGCCTGCTGATGTATCAAGGCTTTGCACCCGCATGATGATGCGGTGA